From a region of the Castor canadensis chromosome 7, mCasCan1.hap1v2, whole genome shotgun sequence genome:
- the LOC109691449 gene encoding uncharacterized protein isoform X2: MSPHLLSHSSRLKRTKTSPQYMSTAQLVEVQELALTRPAGWPAGPALGLDGAASTGWLCGRSRAGQRPTWVHRSSGAAGRRGLFGDGVLLGDPGFCMDPRAWTFRVLTLSRGVGVYTCGTGAVVRLPEFVAMMTGESFKLVQ; encoded by the exons ATGAGCCCTCATCTGCTGTCACATTCAAGCAGATTGAAAAGGACAAAGACAAGTCCCCAGTACATGAGTACTGCTCAGCTGGTGGAGGTGCAGGAGCTTGCACTGACCAGGCCTGCAGGCTGGCCAGCTGGGCCCGCGCTGGGGCTGGACGGAGCAGCGAGCACAGGGTGGCTTTGTGGACGCAGCCGCGCGGGTCAGCGTCCTACCTGGGTCCACAGGAGCTCGGGGGCGGCGGGGCGTAGAGGGCTCTTTGGGGATGGGGTGCTTCTCGGGGACCCCGGCTTCTGCATGGACCCCCGGGCCTGGACGTTCAGGGTCCTGACTCTCAGCCGCGGAGTGGGTGTCTACACCTGCGGGACTGGAGCTGTTGTCCGCCTTCCAG AGTTTGTGGCCATGATGACCGGAGAGTCCTTCAAGTTGGTGCAATAG
- the LOC109691449 gene encoding uncharacterized protein isoform X1 encodes MSPHLLSHSSRLKRTKTSPQYMSTAQLVEVQELALTRPAGWPAGPALGLDGAASTGWLCGRSRAGQRPTWVHRSSGAAGRRGLFGDGVLLGDPGFCMDPRAWTFRVLTLSRGVGVYTCGTGAVVRLPGPGRTERACRPHQSWLDEGEEGQKSLWP; translated from the exons ATGAGCCCTCATCTGCTGTCACATTCAAGCAGATTGAAAAGGACAAAGACAAGTCCCCAGTACATGAGTACTGCTCAGCTGGTGGAGGTGCAGGAGCTTGCACTGACCAGGCCTGCAGGCTGGCCAGCTGGGCCCGCGCTGGGGCTGGACGGAGCAGCGAGCACAGGGTGGCTTTGTGGACGCAGCCGCGCGGGTCAGCGTCCTACCTGGGTCCACAGGAGCTCGGGGGCGGCGGGGCGTAGAGGGCTCTTTGGGGATGGGGTGCTTCTCGGGGACCCCGGCTTCTGCATGGACCCCCGGGCCTGGACGTTCAGGGTCCTGACTCTCAGCCGCGGAGTGGGTGTCTACACCTGCGGGACTGGAGCTGTTGTCCGCCTTCCAG GCCCTGGGCGTACAGAGCGTGCCTGCAGGCCACACCAAAGTTGGTTAGATGAAGGAGAGGAGGGGCAGAAG AGTTTGTGGCCATGA